Part of the Deltaproteobacteria bacterium genome, AGGGATGAGATACTGAAGTTGAGGGGCGGGGTTTTCTCGCCCGAAGAGCTCAGGAAGCGATTTGACCGGACGGACCATGCACTTCATCGAGAGCTGATTCTCGGCAGTTGCGAGAACAGGTTCTTGCGTGACTTTGCTGAGAGACTCAACAACTTTGTGACTATCGTGAAACACCTCAATCAGAGGATCGATCAGGCCTCAGAGGAGCATCTCAGGATACTAGAAGCGCTCATGAAGGGAGACCTGAAGGAAGCCGAGGAAGAGCTGATCACCCATCTGAACAATGCGGAAAGCAAGACCCTTGAATCCTTGGAGGTCTGAGGCGTAAAGGAGGAGCCATGAATTCGTCTGAACTGTTTCAGAAAGCGGAGAAATGCCTCATCAAGGGTACGTCGGCAGCGGGAAGATTCCACGGTGTGCTGGGGCGGCCCGTGTACCTGGAAAAGGCCGACGGATCTCATCTTTTCGATATCGACGGTAGGGAGTATATCGACTACAACAGCTCTGCGGGAGCGGCTTTCTTCGGGTACAATCATCCGAGGCTTCGAGAGGCCGTGGAGAGATCTCTCGAAATGGGCTTCTTCATGAACTTCGAGTCCGAGTATCATCAGGAACTCGCCCAAATGCTCTGTGACGTGATCCCGAGCGCCGAGAAGGTCCGCCTGTCCAACACCGGAACCGAGGTGACAATGGGAGCTATCCGGCTGGCCCGGGCGTATACGGGGAGGGAGAGGATAATCAAGTTCGAAGGTCATTTCCATGGAATGCACGAATGTATCTTTTACAACCACGGGGCACTCGGCAGGAAGGACGAGTACGGCCAGATCGAGCCCCTGCCCGACAGCGGTGGATTCCCGGAATGTTTCGCCGACCCGCTGATCGTTTTGGAGGCAAACAATATCGGTGCCGTCGAGCATGCAGTGAAGAAGTACAGGGGAGAGATAGCCGCGATAATAATGGAGCCGATAAGTTACAACTGCGGGTGCATGCCGGCAAAGAGGGAATACCTCCAAGGGGTCCGGGAGATCTCCCGGGCTGAAGGAATCGTGTTGATCTTCGATGAGGTTCTCTCCGGGTTCAGGATGTCAATCGGTGGAGCCCAGGAGCACTACGGGGTCACCCCGGACTTGACGACTCTAGCCAAGGCTCTGGGTGGGGGATTTCCCATATCGGCTCTTGTGGGGAAAGAGGAGATCATGAGGTATCTGAACCCGGGCGGGCCCACGGTGATGAGCGGGACCTATACGGGCTCTCTCACGCCGGTCTTGGTCGCCATAGAGTGCATGAAGATGATGAGGGAACCCGGCTTCTACGACCGCCTCAACGGCCGCGCAGAGAGGCTGTACACGGGCATGAACAGGCTCTTCAAGGATTACGGTATCCCGGGCCATGTGAGAGGAGCGGGGAGCCGTTTTGCAACCTTTTTCGGGATAGAAGACGAGGAATGCGACTTCGATTTCAGGAGAATCGTCGAGAATTTCGATCCATCCACGTACAGGAGGTTTGTAAAGAAGGCCCTGGACCACGGGCTGTATTTTCACATAGAAGGCTGGTCTGGAGGGGGGGTGTCACTGCCGACCCACTCAGGGATTACTTCGGCCCACACGGACGAAGACATAGACGTCACCCTGGAGAGAGTCCAGGCCATTTTCGAGGAGCTCTCAAAAGAGGGAATTTCAAATCGGAACGGCCCGGGATCTTGAACTCGAGAGGGCATCCCGGGACATGCCTCTAAGGAAAAGGAGACTGAGAAAGGATGGAAAAGAGAGATCGGATTGTTGAGGCACTCAAGAGAGCGGGGGTCGATGGGCTGGTATGCTTTCTTCCCGAAAACGTGCTCTTTCTGAGTGGATATTGGCCCAACACAGGGCGTTCGTCGGTTGTCTATCCCGTGGAGGGCGAACCGGTTCTGATCGTCCCCTGGCCGGATCTGGAATTCATTCCCAGCGGCTGGAACGGGGAGACTCTGGAGTACGGGGTCGGCCTGGACGATCAGGCTCCGGATCAGCAGGTGGCCGCCCTCTTGAAGGGGGTCTTCGAGAAGCGGGGGCTGCTGGGTTCCAGGATCGGATGCGAGCGCTCTTTCGAGGTTCTGGCCGGGACGCACATCGGAGGAGAGGTCACGGTTCCGGGTCCTCCTCTGTTCGGTCTGCTGGAGGAGACCATGCCTGGAGTCGTATTCGAGTGCCAGACGGCGCTGATACGGGAGCTGAGGATGCGCAAGACACCCGGCGAAATAGAAGCAATGAAGGTTTGCCAGGATATCGTCGCCTACGCATTGAAAGAGGCCAAATCCCGGCTCCATGAAGGGATGAAGGAGACAGAGGTCGCCGCCATCATTGAGTCTGCAATAATGACTCACGGTGTGGGCCACAGGGGTGTCAGGAGGGCCAGAGGATTTGCCTTTGTCGTATCAGGGCCCCGCAGCGGCGGTGTCTATGCCTGGGGTCCTTACAACGTCTCAACCGAACGGGTCCTGCGGAAGGGCGATCTCGTCTTGATCGAACTCGATGCTTATGCAGACGGTTATTGGGCGGATCTCACCCGTACTTTCGTCGTAGGTGGGCCGGAGGAAAGACAACGGGAGATCATGGCGGTCGTGGTGGAGACCCTCGAGAAAGTGGTCGAATCTTTGAAGCCCGGGATGAAGGCTTCTCAAGTCGGCGAGCTGGCCCGGGGGTTGATCCGGGATGCGGGGTACGGTGACTGCTTCCCCCACAATATAGGTCACGGGGTGGGATTTGCCTTCCATGAGATGCCATATCTGCGCCCGACCTCCGATACCGTGCTTGAGGCTGGAATGGTGCTGGCCATCGAACCCGGGATCTATGTCCAGGATTGGGGAGGTATCCGGGTGGAGGACAACGTGGTGATAACTGAGGAGGGAGGGGCGCGCTATCTGTCGGACCTCGCAAGAGGCTTCTAGCCGCGCCCTGAAGCTTGGATTGAAGGGAGGTGATGCCTGAGAGGGAAGACAAGAGGAGTGGATCTTTTGTGAGAGTCGAATGAATGAAATCTAGGAGGTGGCACATGAAGAGAATGCTGTATCTTGGTTTGGTTCTAATGGTGGCGCTCGGCTTGATGGCGAGTCCTTGCATGGCGGGAGCTAAGAAGACGAGCTACACATTCGGGTTTGTCCCCGGAGTGATCATAAACCCCTTCTACATCAGCATGAACTACGGTGCCAAGGCTGCTGCAGATCAGTTGGGGGTGAAGCTTATCTGGGAAGGCCCCCAGAACTGGGATTTCGCCAAACAGACGGTGGTGGTCAACGCACTCGTTACCAGAGGAGTGGACGCGCTCATCCTGTCTCCCTGCGATCCCGAGGCACTCAAGGGACCTTTGAGGCAGGCCGTGAAGGCCGGCATTCTCGTGATAACGACCGACACGGACATAAATGATCCCAAGGCGGAGATTCGGGTTACCAACATTGCATCGAACAACTACCTGGGTGGAATCAAGGCAGGGGAGGCCCTGGCCAAGGCCATCGGCGGGAAAGGCAAGGTTGCCCTCATGGGTGCCATGACAGGGGTGACGACCAACGAGGATCGTTACAGAGGCTTCAGAGAAGTCATGGCAAAGTACCCTGGTATCAAGATAGTTTCGACCCAGTACAGCAACAGCGATCAGGCCAAGGCAGCCCAGCAGATGGAGTCGGTGCTCCTTGCCCATCCCGACCTGGCAGGAGCGTTCGGGGTAGATACCCCTACCGCACACGGGTGTGCCATCGGGATACGGAATGCGGGGATGAAAGGCAAGGTGAAGCTGGTCGGCTTTGATGCTCAACCCCTGGAGGTGGAGGACCTGAAAGAGGGGTTGACGTCGATGCTGGTCGCTCAGGCTCCCTATGCCATGGGATACCTCGGGGTTCAGTTTGCCTACGACTATCTCCAGGGTTTCATAGCCAAGTTTCCGGGCAACTTTACCACGGGCTACTACATTATCACCCCGAAGAACGTGAACGATCCTGAGACACAGAAGTGGATCTATCAGACAGAACCACCCAAGTAAAAGAGCCGGGGGAGGGGCCGCAGGGGAGCCCCTCCCCCCTCGGGAGGAATCCTAACCGGGAGTCTGCTGTGCAGAGGGTTCGTCCTTCCCGTTGCAAGGGGGGCTCGTCCGCATGCAGAAGCCTTCTTATTTGAACAGGGTCTGAAATGCCTCTAAAGTCATACCTCTCAGCTACCAGGGATCTAAAGAACACGCTGCTGAAGCAGTGGATTTTTCTTATTCTGGTTCTCTTCGTGATCTTCTTCTCTTTGGCCGCGCCCGGGTTCTGGTCTCCTCGCAACTTCAAGAGTCTTTCGGTTTATACCACCGAACCGCTGCTTCTCGCACTGGGCCAGACCTTCGTAATCGTCTCAGGAGGAATCGATCTCTCTGTGGGAGCCATACTGGCCTTCTGCGGGGTCGTTGCGGCTCTCGTTCTGAAGGCGGTTTGGGCGGTGGTTCCAAGCCCTGTGTTCAGCATATGCATCGGTGTGATAGTCGGACTGATCGCCGGCACTTTGCTGGGTGGGATAAACGGAACGATCATAGCGAAGCTGAGGGTACCGCCCTTTGTGGTGACCTTGGGGATGCTCGGGATAGCGAGGGGGGCGACCTATCTACTCACCTCCGGCCACTCCATCGTCAGTCTTCCTCCGGAGCTTGGAAGAATCGGGAATGCGGAGTTGTTCGGATTCTTGCCCCTTTCGGTCTTTGTGGCCCTCATTCTGGTCCTGGCCTGTCATTTCCTGCTCTCCAAGACACGGCTGGGAAGGTACACCTATGCCATTGGCGGGAGCCCTGCTGCGGCTATGAGGGCCGGAATCCCCCTGGACAGGTACACCGTACTGATCTACGCGATTTCAGGATTCACGGCAGCCTGTGCAGGGATTCTCATCATGGCTCGTTTCTCCACGGGTGCACCCATAGCCGGAATGAACGATGAGCTGGATTCAATCGCGGCCGTTGTGATCGGCGGCGCCAGTCTGTACGGTGGTATAGGTAACATACTCGGGAGCGTGGTAGGTGCGTTCATCATAGGTGTGCTCCTGGTGGGCCTGATAATACTAGGGGTCGACCCCTATTGGCAGATGGTCTCTGTTGGCGGGATACTGATAGCCGCCGTATTCATAGACCAGATGCGGTATCGAACCAGGATCTACTCATGATCTCTTTGACGCCGTAGGTAGAAGATGGACAGGGAAGCCATACTGAAAGTCGAGAACGTGTCGAAGTACTTCGGCGGGGTTCATGCTGTTGAAGACATCAGCTTTGAGCTGTACAGGGGCGAGGTATTGGGGCTGGTGGGAGACAATGGAGCGGGAAAATCCACGCTTATCAAGATGATCGCGGGGGTACTCGTGCCGAACCGGGGGAACATTTACTGGCACGGCAGGAGGCTTGTGGACACGTCGCCCAAAGAGGTCCGTGAGTTGGGCATCGAAACTATCTATCAAGACCTGGCCCTTGCAGATAACCTGGGGGTCTCCGCCAATCTGTTCTTGGGGCGGGAGATGACCAGGAAGCTCTTCGGCCTGGTTGAGATCCTGAATCAGAGGGAGATGGAGAGAGAGGCGAGAGAGGCCCTGAAGCGCCTGGAGATTGAAATCGAGTCGATGCAGACCCCCGTGAGGGATCTGTCGGGCGGGCAGAGACAGTCCGTTGCGGTCGGCCGGGCTCTATACTGGCAGGCCAGGCTTTTGATCATGGATGAACCCACAGCCGCCCTCGGCGTGAAGGAACGAAACAACATACTGAGACTGATCGAACGTCTGAGAGGGGAGGAGGTCTCTGTGATCCTTATCAGCCACAATCTTTCCGACATATTTGCCGTGACAGACCGCATCGTGGTAATGCGCCGGGGAATCAAGGTCTGCGAACTGATTACCGCAGAGACCAGCGAGGCCGAGGTCGTGGGTTTGATGATCGGGTCCGAAGACAGGACGAAGTCCGGCTAGCCCTCTGTAGCGATCGTTGCTCTTGCTTTTCGCCTGGGATTTATGGGCCACCCGAGTTCTCGAGGTGTCGGAATTCGAGTGCCTCGGCCGGGCTCCAGCAGTAGTGGGAATTCAGGCCTCTCACCCTCTCCATCTCCTGTCAACTCGTTCGTAGTGGGTTTCTCTTCTCAGATACCTTCTACCGCAACAAGGCCGAACCTTCAGGAACAGGCCATTATCCGCTAAGAAGTGGAAGGCACGGGCGATGAGCAAAATCGTGGCAGTAGACACGGGCGGGACGTTCACCGATATCGTGGTATTTGATCAACAAACAAAGGAGATATACACGTGCAAGACAAGCACGAATACCGAGATTCCTGCCGAAAATATCATAAACGCTCTCAAGGATATATCAATTGAATCCAACGAGATTACGAGGATGGTGCATGCAACCACCATAGCTACCAATGCCATAATCGAGCGGAAAGGGGAAAGAACCGGGCTTCTGACGAATAAGGGTTTTAAGGACATCGTTTTTATCCAAAGGGGGGATCAGGAACGTTCCTATGATTTGCAGTGGGTAAAGCCAAAACCACTCGTAAAGAGGAGGGATTGCAGAGAGATCGACTGTCGAATGGACTGCGAGGGGAGGGTGTTGCGGGAACCAGATTCCAAGGAGCTCGAGAGAATAGTCGAAGAGTTTAGGGACGAAGGAGTCAAGGCGATCGCCGTTTGCCTCCTCTTCTCCTATGCTGATCCTTCCCATGAACTGCGAGCAAGAGACACGGTAAAGAGGCTGTACCCTGAATGCTTCGTCTCTCTATCCCATGAGGTCTATCCTCGATGGAGGGAATACCAACGTTTCAGTACCACTATCGCGGATGCGTATCTGAAGCCCGTATTCGGCCCTTATGTGAAAAGGCTGGTCAATGGGCTGAAGAGAGCGAACGACAGGTTGCAGCTTCTAATAATGAAGTCCAACGGCGGCGTTACGGACTGGACCTGGGCGATCGAACATCCAATAGAGTCGATCATGTCAGGACCTGTTGGCGGGGTCCTTGCGGCTGGTTACTTTTCTGGGATTGTGGGAGAGAAATCGCTGATTGCCCTGGACATGGGAGGTACGAGTTGCGACGTCTCTCTCATAGAGGGTGGAAGGTGCAGTTATACAACGGATTTTGTGCTTGAATTCGGCATCCCGATAAACGTGCCTATGGTCGACGTGAAATCGGTGGGCGCAGGAGGCGGCTCGATCGCCTGGGTCGACAAGGGGGGGCTCTTGAGAGTGGGCCCGCAGAGTGCCGGGGCCGTGCCGGGACCTGCGTGTTACGGCTCAGGGGGTAGATCGGCTACGGTCACGGATGCCAACCTTGTCCTTGGGAGATTGAATCCTGATTATTTTTGCGGTGGGAAACTGCCCCTTTACCCCGACAGGGGGAGGAAGGCGATTGAGGAGCTGTCGTCAAAGCTGGGCAAGGATCCCGTCGAGACTGCGGATGATATTATTGCCTTGGCAAGCAGCAACGTGGCCAACGCCGTCCGCCTGGTGACAATCGAAAAGGGTATCGACCCGAGAGACTTTGCTATCTTCGGATTTGGTGGTGCAGGGGGATTGCATGTGTTGAAGGTGGCGGACATGCTCGGAATCAGCACGGTGATTATCCCGGTCCATCCTGGAGTGACTTCTGCCTTGGGACTTCTCACCGCCGATTTGCGCGTGGACCGGATGGTAACGTTTCTCATGAGGTCCGACGTGATTGATGAGAGGCTCTTCAACGAGTACCTAAAGAGAACAAGGACCTACGCCCTTGGAACGCTCGAAAGGGAGGGGTTCAAGGGGGAATCCGAAGTCTTTCAGAGTCTCGAGATGCGCTACTACGGTCAAAACTACCAGATTGAGGTCCCCATACCCGATAGATGGGAATTGACGAGAGAGGATATCGAGTCTGCCTTTGTTCTGTTCGGGAAGAAACACAGGGAACTGTACGGTTATGAAAATCCCGGTGATGTTGTGGAGTGTGTCGGAATGATCGTGAGATCGGTTGGGAAGACCAGGGCCCCGGAAATCGGCGTGTTGCAAAGGAGAGGGAGCATTGAGATCAAGGAGAGGAGGCCTGTCTATTTCGGCAGGGAGGAGGGTTTTCTGGAGTGCCCTATCTACGAACGGTCTTCCCTGCCTGACGGCTTCTCGACAGGGGGTCCTGCGATCATCGAGGAACCCGTTTCTACCATCCTTCTGCTGCCAGGCCATGAACTGGAGGTGGATTGTTACGGGAACCTGGTGATCAGGAAGGCCGAGAGGTGACATGGTGACATCGAAGGGCAAGGTGGATCCTGTTCTCATGACTCTTGTAAACAACTACCTGAACGCAACCACCATGGAAATGGGTTTGGCCATGGCGAGGACCGCCTATTCGCCTATTTTCAACGAAACTTGGGATTTCTCGTGTGGGGTTTTTGACGAAAAGGGAGAAATACTGTCGCAGGGAGAGTTTTGCCCGGCCCAGACTGCGGCACTCCAGTTTGCCCTCGAATGGATTGTGAACGAGAAAGGGTTGGAGAGCTTCGGGCCCGAGGATTTCTACCTTCACAACGACCCGTACAGGGGGATGAATCATCTGCCGGAGCATGCGGTGTTCAAGGCGGTATACCAGGGTTCAGAGCTGGTGGGGTTCACTTCGACAATCGGGCATATGGCAGAGCTCGGAGGGATGGCTCCTGGCGGGTTTCCGCCTGATGCCACCGAGGTCTTTCAAGAGGGGCTCCGGATCCCTCCTGTCAAGATCATCAAGAACGGAAGAGAGGACGAGGAACTGTGGGAACTGATAAAGGCCAATGTGAGAACGCCACGGAAGAACGTCGGTGATATCAGGGCGATGGTCGGAGCGTGCAGGTTGGGAGAGAAGAGGCTTTTGGAACTGGTAGATCGTTACGGTCTGGAGACGTATCGAAACATCAAGGAGAACCTCAAATCTTACGCGGAACAGAGGATGCGAGAGGAATTCCGTCTGATCCCAGATGGTGTCTATGAAGACGAAGAGTACATCATGGACAACGACGGGATCGAGGACAGACCGTTCAGGGTGAAGGTGAGGATCTCGGTGGAAGGAGACGAGGTGGTCGTGGATTTTACAGGGTCCGAGGAGCAGGCCAGAGGTCCTATCAACTGCTCATATGTTGCCACAGCAGGAGCCACCTACAATGCTTTTATGCAGATCACCCCTCTGGACATTCCGTCGAACAGGGGCCGATACAGGCCGATCAGCCTTGTGATTCCTCCGGGAATACTCAACGTCCAGTACCCGGGTTCGAGCGTGATTGGCAACACGGAGCTTCACCCTCACATAGTCATGTTGATATTCCGTGCCTTGTCCGAAGTGATTCCCGAGAGGGTATCGGCTGCAAACAACGGCACCTGCGCACTGATAGGATTTGGAGGCGTCCATCCGAAAACAGAGGAATTCCTGGCCGACATGAACACAGAGGCAATGGGGCACGGTGCACGGAGCGGGTCTGACGGCAATGACGCGAGAACGCTCATCAACGGGAATACCAGGATAGCTTCGGTCGAAGTTCTCGAGACGCGCTACCCCTTTCTCCACGAGAGGTTCTGTTTGAATACGGATTCCGGGGGAGCGGGCAGGTATCGTGGAGGGCTTGGAACGATAAGGGAGATAGAGATACTGGCCGATCAGCTCAGACTCTCGGCATGCGTTGAAAGGGAGAAGCTCAGGCCCTGGGGATTGTTCGGCGGCCGACCGGGGACGAATTCCGGCATCATGGTAAGGCGAAGAGGGGATTCGGGGTACAGGACGTTCAAACAGGCATATGGGACGCGATGTAACGGGAAGTTCTCCAATGTCATTCTCAACAGGGGAGACAGGATCCTGATATTCACCGGTGGTGGGGGAGGATACGGAAGGCCCGAGGAGAGGGAGGTTTGGCGCATCGAGGAGGATCTCAAAGAGGGTTACCTCTCCGAAGAAGAGATAGCGGCCGACTATCCTCAATACGGCGGAAAAATGAGACACCGGAACACCGAAGTTGGAGAGACGAAATAGGGAATTCTGGCCGGAGGTGTGCGGCTGAGGGGAGGGAGCAGGTGAAACCGTCGGTCTTGAGATTGCTTTCCCGGGCACAGATTGAGCAGATTCTTGGAGAGGCAGTGGGTATCTTGGAACATCCCGGTATTATGATAGAGAACAAAGAGGCCCTCGATCTGTTAGCGAGTTCTGGGGCGGAGGTGGATTTGAAAAGGAGGATCGCTCGAATCCCGAGTTTTCTGATCGAAAAGTCTCTCGAAACAGCTCCAAAGGCCTTTGATGTGTACGACCTTAGAAAGAGGATCAGTATGAGGATGTGCGGCGGCAACGTCTCCTTTCGCCCGGGGGCTACGGCACTGAATATTATCGACCCCGAAAACGGCGAGTACCGGCCTCCCGTGACAAGAGATCTGGTGAAATGGGTCAAGATGGTGGAGGGCGTCTCTACGGTTGAGGCTCAGTCCGGATCGATGAACTGTGTGGATGTTCCAAAGGGCGTGGCCGACTCTTACCGGTATTACATCATGCTCAAGCTGGGCAACAAACCGGCGTGTGGAGGAGCGTACACCAAAGAGGGGTGGAATGTCATAAAGGAACTGCTCCTGGCCGTTGCCGGAGGCAGAGAGGAATTGAGGAAGAACCCCATCAGCGTTCAGCCCGCCTGCCCCACCCCCCCTCTCAAATGGACAGATGATCCCTGCCAGACGGTTCTCAATAACGCCGAGTACGGGATACCCGTGATTATAGACCCGATGATGATGTCAGGGGCAGGTGCTCCGGTTACAATGGAAGGCTCACTGGTTGAGCACACCGCTGAGGCCTTCGCAGGTCTGGTGATTCATCAATTGAGGGGTCCTGGTGCGCCTTTTATCTGGGGAGGTTCTCCCACGATAATGGACCTACGGGAAGGGACGTCGCTGTTTGGGGCTATTGAGACCGCCATGTTGGGGTGCGGCCATGTTCAGATTGGAAAGCACGTCGGCCTGCCTACAGGCACCGCCTTGGGTATCACTGACTCAAAGGCCGTCGATGCCCAGGCGGGACTGGAGTCGGCCATGGGAATTCTCCTGGCCATGCTTTCGAGAGCGAATTTCATCATGGGGCCCGGGATGATGGATTTCGAGAGCGGACAGTCCTTTGAAAAGCTGATCATAGATTCGGAGATTATCGCGGCTGGGAGAAGACTGCTGGACGGAGTGAGGGAAAACGAGAGACCGGCAGCATTGAACCTGTTCAGGAGTCCTGAGTACGAAGGAGACTTTCTATCCCTGGACCATACCCTGAGATGGATGAGAAAGGAATTCCATTTTCCATCCCGCGTGATAGATAGAAAAGACTACCACAGCTGGGCAAAGGAGGGGAAGAAGCAGATCGTGCAGCGGGCTCGGCAAAGGGCGAAGGAACTGATCGAACAATACCGGCCCAAGGAGATTGCCGAGGAGGTTTCAAGGGAGCTGGACACCATTATGCTCCATGCTGCGAAGAGATACGGCATGGAGAGGCTTCCCAGTTTGGGAGATTGACTCGGTCATGAGGGGGATTCCCTGGGAGTCCGGCAGAGGGTACTTGGCTGATCGTCGAAAAGAGTGCTCCCGCGGTTGGAGGACTCCCCGTCCGGTCCCTATGCCCCGGTAAAGCCCCGTTGACACGGGGACCGGAGCTCTGATAGAGTTTTTCTTGGTCGTTGTTGAGGGACCTGTCAGTCTGGAACGATTTGGAGGGAACGGTGAAAGGTCATGATTCGAGCGAATACATAAGCGAGCTTTTCCGTCTCGACGGTAAGGCAGCCGTGGTAGTCGGGGGGACGGGTGTACTCTGCGGGGCCATGGCTTTCGGGCTCTGGCGGGCAGGATGCCGGGTCGTCCTTGTGGGGCGGAATCGGGAGAAGGCGGAGGCCCATTTTCGGGAGTGGGGAAGCCCGGCGAGCGAGGCCCGTTTCTTCAGGGCCGATGCCACAAAGCGGGACGAGGTGGCCGGGATCATCCCTGCCGTGACCGAATGGTTCGGCCGTATCGACATCTGGATCAACGGGGCAGGCATAAATCCTCCGGTTCCCTACCTTGAGCTGACCGACGAGCAGTTCGAGGCCGTCCTGACAACCAACCTGAAATCGGTCCACCTCGGCTGTCAGTTGATCGGGAAGCACTGGATAGACCACGGCCAGAAGGGGTGCATCATCAACATGTCTTCCATGTCTGCCCTCCGCCCCCTGAGCCGGGTGTTTGTATACAGTCTTACCAAGGCGGCCCTTTGGAACCTCACCCAGAACCTGGCCAGGGAGTGGGCTCCCCACGGGATTCGTGTCAACGCCCTCTGCCCCGGTTTCTTCCCGGCCGAACAGAACCGGAAGGTGCTGGACGAGTCGAGGGTGAGAGCCATCATGGACCACACCCCAATGGGACGGTTCGGGGATCCAGAAGAACTGGTCGGGGCGACCCTGCTGCTCGCCTCTGACAGGGCGGGGAGCTTTATCACGGGATCAAACCTCGTGGTGGACGGCGGATTCTCCGCCACTTCGATTTGAACCTTACGGGATGAGGAATCGCTCCTGCCTCAGAGAGAGATCCCACGGGTGAGTCGGATTTTCGGTGTGACCTTCCAGGGAAGCAAACGACTCGGGTTGCTGCCGCGCAAGGAGGATCGC contains:
- a CDS encoding GntR family transcriptional regulator encodes the protein MLKTRITNLDISMGQRLDVAALQAELGVSRAPIREALQKLGEGRLVDIKPRVGYFVLRLSRCDIKDIYDMRRLLETHALREAMGKIPVGKLSRLRDEILKLRGGVFSPEELRKRFDRTDHALHRELILGSCENRFLRDFAERLNNFVTIVKHLNQRIDQASEEHLRILEALMKGDLKEAEEELITHLNNAESKTLESLEV
- a CDS encoding aspartate aminotransferase family protein — encoded protein: MNSSELFQKAEKCLIKGTSAAGRFHGVLGRPVYLEKADGSHLFDIDGREYIDYNSSAGAAFFGYNHPRLREAVERSLEMGFFMNFESEYHQELAQMLCDVIPSAEKVRLSNTGTEVTMGAIRLARAYTGRERIIKFEGHFHGMHECIFYNHGALGRKDEYGQIEPLPDSGGFPECFADPLIVLEANNIGAVEHAVKKYRGEIAAIIMEPISYNCGCMPAKREYLQGVREISRAEGIVLIFDEVLSGFRMSIGGAQEHYGVTPDLTTLAKALGGGFPISALVGKEEIMRYLNPGGPTVMSGTYTGSLTPVLVAIECMKMMREPGFYDRLNGRAERLYTGMNRLFKDYGIPGHVRGAGSRFATFFGIEDEECDFDFRRIVENFDPSTYRRFVKKALDHGLYFHIEGWSGGGVSLPTHSGITSAHTDEDIDVTLERVQAIFEELSKEGISNRNGPGS
- a CDS encoding aminopeptidase P family protein; translated protein: MEKRDRIVEALKRAGVDGLVCFLPENVLFLSGYWPNTGRSSVVYPVEGEPVLIVPWPDLEFIPSGWNGETLEYGVGLDDQAPDQQVAALLKGVFEKRGLLGSRIGCERSFEVLAGTHIGGEVTVPGPPLFGLLEETMPGVVFECQTALIRELRMRKTPGEIEAMKVCQDIVAYALKEAKSRLHEGMKETEVAAIIESAIMTHGVGHRGVRRARGFAFVVSGPRSGGVYAWGPYNVSTERVLRKGDLVLIELDAYADGYWADLTRTFVVGGPEERQREIMAVVVETLEKVVESLKPGMKASQVGELARGLIRDAGYGDCFPHNIGHGVGFAFHEMPYLRPTSDTVLEAGMVLAIEPGIYVQDWGGIRVEDNVVITEEGGARYLSDLARGF
- a CDS encoding substrate-binding domain-containing protein; the encoded protein is MKRMLYLGLVLMVALGLMASPCMAGAKKTSYTFGFVPGVIINPFYISMNYGAKAAADQLGVKLIWEGPQNWDFAKQTVVVNALVTRGVDALILSPCDPEALKGPLRQAVKAGILVITTDTDINDPKAEIRVTNIASNNYLGGIKAGEALAKAIGGKGKVALMGAMTGVTTNEDRYRGFREVMAKYPGIKIVSTQYSNSDQAKAAQQMESVLLAHPDLAGAFGVDTPTAHGCAIGIRNAGMKGKVKLVGFDAQPLEVEDLKEGLTSMLVAQAPYAMGYLGVQFAYDYLQGFIAKFPGNFTTGYYIITPKNVNDPETQKWIYQTEPPK
- a CDS encoding ABC transporter permease gives rise to the protein MPLKSYLSATRDLKNTLLKQWIFLILVLFVIFFSLAAPGFWSPRNFKSLSVYTTEPLLLALGQTFVIVSGGIDLSVGAILAFCGVVAALVLKAVWAVVPSPVFSICIGVIVGLIAGTLLGGINGTIIAKLRVPPFVVTLGMLGIARGATYLLTSGHSIVSLPPELGRIGNAELFGFLPLSVFVALILVLACHFLLSKTRLGRYTYAIGGSPAAAMRAGIPLDRYTVLIYAISGFTAACAGILIMARFSTGAPIAGMNDELDSIAAVVIGGASLYGGIGNILGSVVGAFIIGVLLVGLIILGVDPYWQMVSVGGILIAAVFIDQMRYRTRIYS
- a CDS encoding sugar ABC transporter ATP-binding protein; translated protein: MDREAILKVENVSKYFGGVHAVEDISFELYRGEVLGLVGDNGAGKSTLIKMIAGVLVPNRGNIYWHGRRLVDTSPKEVRELGIETIYQDLALADNLGVSANLFLGREMTRKLFGLVEILNQREMEREAREALKRLEIEIESMQTPVRDLSGGQRQSVAVGRALYWQARLLIMDEPTAALGVKERNNILRLIERLRGEEVSVILISHNLSDIFAVTDRIVVMRRGIKVCELITAETSEAEVVGLMIGSEDRTKSG
- a CDS encoding hydantoinase/oxoprolinase family protein; the protein is MSKIVAVDTGGTFTDIVVFDQQTKEIYTCKTSTNTEIPAENIINALKDISIESNEITRMVHATTIATNAIIERKGERTGLLTNKGFKDIVFIQRGDQERSYDLQWVKPKPLVKRRDCREIDCRMDCEGRVLREPDSKELERIVEEFRDEGVKAIAVCLLFSYADPSHELRARDTVKRLYPECFVSLSHEVYPRWREYQRFSTTIADAYLKPVFGPYVKRLVNGLKRANDRLQLLIMKSNGGVTDWTWAIEHPIESIMSGPVGGVLAAGYFSGIVGEKSLIALDMGGTSCDVSLIEGGRCSYTTDFVLEFGIPINVPMVDVKSVGAGGGSIAWVDKGGLLRVGPQSAGAVPGPACYGSGGRSATVTDANLVLGRLNPDYFCGGKLPLYPDRGRKAIEELSSKLGKDPVETADDIIALASSNVANAVRLVTIEKGIDPRDFAIFGFGGAGGLHVLKVADMLGISTVIIPVHPGVTSALGLLTADLRVDRMVTFLMRSDVIDERLFNEYLKRTRTYALGTLEREGFKGESEVFQSLEMRYYGQNYQIEVPIPDRWELTREDIESAFVLFGKKHRELYGYENPGDVVECVGMIVRSVGKTRAPEIGVLQRRGSIEIKERRPVYFGREEGFLECPIYERSSLPDGFSTGGPAIIEEPVSTILLLPGHELEVDCYGNLVIRKAER